The region TTTTGTTTTTCCTCAAGAGTCATTGAAGAGATCATAGATTCTATTTTCTTAAGTTGATCCTCTCCATCTTTTATCATCCCATCATCGATTTTATTCATTCCAGGAATCAATTTAATCAATCCACCAAGTGATCCCATCCTTTTAATTAATCTCATTTGCTTAACAAAATCATTAAAATCAAAAGTTGCTTCTTGAAGTTTCTTTTGCATCGCTTCTGCATCAGCAAGTTCAACTTCTTTTTGGGCTTTTTCAACAAGTGTTAATACATCGCCCATTCCTAAAATTCTGCTAGCCATTCTTTCTGGATGAAATGGTTGCAGTGCCTCTATTTTTTCACCTACACCAATAAATTTAATTGGTTTACCACTTATTTTTCTTATTGATAAAGCAGCACCTCCTCTTGAATCTCCATCCAACTTAGTTAATATCGCCCCTGAAATGCCTACTTTTTCATGAAATGACTTTGTTAAGTCTGCAGCTTCTTGCCCAATCATAGAATCAACAACAAGCAAAACTTCATCAGGATTAGAAACTTCTTTTATTCGAACCATTTCATTCATCATGGAATCATCAATTTGCAATCTTCCAGCGGTATCAATAATTATTGAATTAAAATCATTTTCACTAGCAAAATTCAATGCTTCCTTTGCTATCTCTTCTGGTTTTCTATTTTTTTCTTTAGCTGAAAAAACTTCCAAGTCATATTGACTTCCCAATGTTTTGAGCTGCTCTACAGCTGCTGGTCGATAAATATCTGCAGCAACCAAAAG is a window of Prochlorococcus marinus XMU1419 DNA encoding:
- the ffh gene encoding signal recognition particle protein, with amino-acid sequence MFDELSSRFEDAVKGLRGEAKISENNINDALKEVKKALLDADVSLSVVKEFVSDVKDKAIGEEVVRGVNPGQKFIEVVNKELINIMGNENSPLNENENSPTVILMAGLQGAGKTTATGKLGLYLKEKDKKVLLVAADIYRPAAVEQLKTLGSQYDLEVFSAKEKNRKPEEIAKEALNFASENDFNSIIIDTAGRLQIDDSMMNEMVRIKEVSNPDEVLLVVDSMIGQEAADLTKSFHEKVGISGAILTKLDGDSRGGAALSIRKISGKPIKFIGVGEKIEALQPFHPERMASRILGMGDVLTLVEKAQKEVELADAEAMQKKLQEATFDFNDFVKQMRLIKRMGSLGGLIKLIPGMNKIDDGMIKDGEDQLKKIESMISSMTLEEKQKPEVLAAQPSRRQRIAQGSGYEAKDVDKVLADFQRMRGFMKQMSNGGMPGMGGMPGMGGMPGMGGMPGMGGMPGMGGMPGMGGMPGMGGNKPIKKQKNNKKKKGFADL